One window from the genome of Betaproteobacteria bacterium encodes:
- a CDS encoding peroxiredoxin produces the protein MAIKVGDRLPAGTLWEFIEEETPGCTLGPNAFEVDKIARGKTIALFALPGAFTPTCSGKHLPGFINLADKFKAAKVGEIWCLSVNDAFVMGAWGKDQKTKGKVRMLADGNGAYTRALGLEFDLTARGLGVRSQRYSMLVADGVVKTFNLEEPGKFEVSTAEKLLEQAR, from the coding sequence ATGGCCATCAAAGTTGGAGACCGTCTTCCCGCCGGAACGCTATGGGAGTTCATCGAAGAGGAAACGCCAGGTTGCACCCTTGGCCCCAATGCCTTCGAGGTTGACAAGATAGCGCGCGGTAAAACCATCGCTTTATTTGCGTTGCCCGGTGCCTTCACGCCCACTTGCTCCGGAAAACACCTGCCCGGCTTCATAAATCTAGCGGACAAGTTCAAGGCGGCCAAGGTCGGTGAAATCTGGTGTCTGTCGGTCAACGATGCTTTCGTGATGGGTGCCTGGGGAAAGGACCAAAAAACCAAGGGAAAGGTTCGCATGCTGGCCGATGGTAATGGTGCCTACACCAGGGCCCTTGGCCTCGAGTTCGATCTGACCGCGCGCGGATTGGGTGTTCGCTCCCAGCGTTACTCGATGCTGGTGGCGGATGGCGTCGTGAAGACTTTCAACCTGGAAGAGCCCGGCAAGTTTGAAGTGAGCACGGCGGAGAAATTGTTGGAACAAGCGAGGTAG
- a CDS encoding alpha/beta hydrolase, whose product MNLYIRDRPAYVYTGTRPLIKGQRTVMFIHGASNDHSVWALQSRYFAYHGWNVLAPDLPGHGKSAEPLLGTIEDMADWCGAMLRQAHVETAAVVGHSMGSLIALELAAGHPREVSKLVLVGTAFPMKVSDVLLGAAKAEDHAALDMITVWSHSNAGQTGGNRAPGQWMMGAGMRLLERNAKPLHNDFTACNDYTGANESAAKVACPALVISGNRDLMTPAKAASGLAGKLANAQVRLVGGAGHDLMAEQPDQLLDELIRFLA is encoded by the coding sequence ATGAATCTCTACATCCGTGACCGCCCCGCCTACGTGTACACAGGCACCCGCCCTCTCATCAAGGGCCAGCGCACGGTAATGTTCATTCACGGCGCCTCGAACGATCACAGCGTGTGGGCATTGCAGAGCCGCTATTTCGCCTATCACGGATGGAATGTGCTGGCCCCCGACCTTCCCGGCCATGGCAAATCGGCGGAACCCTTGCTCGGCACCATCGAAGACATGGCGGACTGGTGCGGCGCCATGCTCCGGCAAGCGCACGTGGAGACCGCGGCCGTTGTGGGCCACAGCATGGGCTCGCTCATCGCGCTGGAACTCGCGGCAGGCCATCCACGGGAAGTAAGCAAATTGGTGCTGGTTGGGACGGCTTTTCCCATGAAGGTATCCGATGTACTGCTTGGCGCCGCTAAAGCGGAAGATCATGCCGCGCTGGATATGATCACAGTCTGGAGTCACAGCAACGCGGGCCAGACCGGCGGTAACCGCGCACCGGGGCAATGGATGATGGGCGCCGGCATGCGCTTGCTTGAGAGAAACGCCAAGCCTTTGCATAACGACTTCACGGCCTGCAATGACTACACCGGGGCCAACGAGAGCGCGGCCAAGGTCGCCTGCCCCGCACTGGTAATATCCGGCAACCGCGACTTGATGACGCCCGCGAAGGCCGCAAGCGGCCTCGCGGGTAAACTCGCCAATGCGCAGGTCCGTCTGGTTGGCGGTGCCGGCCACGATCTCATGGCCGAGCAACCTGACCAGTTGCTGGACGAACTGATTCGGTTTCTGGCCTAA
- a CDS encoding D-hexose-6-phosphate mutarotase, giving the protein MHETTDFNGLPALKLTASGGAAAVIALHGAHIVSWVPEQGGERLYLSERSSFTPGKPIRGGIPLVFPQFSTFGALPRHGFARNMRWQLEKVHEHGEFSGATLFLADTPETRQIWPFAFRAELTLSISANQLDVELAVENSRAQPFSFTAALHTYLRVEHVESTQVLGLHGCTYRDQAAGGGKRTEGKEAVNFEDEVDRIYLSAPHNVMLREPNRSMNILSTNFPDLVLWNPWVEKCALIPDMTADGFKRMVCIEAALVEHPLKLDAGRHWWGRQSLVAIR; this is encoded by the coding sequence ATGCACGAAACTACCGATTTCAATGGACTTCCCGCCCTCAAGCTCACCGCATCCGGGGGCGCCGCGGCCGTCATCGCTTTGCACGGTGCGCACATCGTGTCATGGGTACCAGAGCAGGGCGGCGAACGGCTCTATTTGAGCGAACGGTCCAGCTTTACGCCCGGCAAGCCCATTCGCGGCGGCATACCCTTGGTGTTTCCGCAGTTCTCCACCTTCGGCGCGCTCCCGCGCCACGGCTTCGCGCGCAACATGCGATGGCAATTGGAGAAGGTGCATGAGCATGGCGAATTTTCAGGGGCCACCTTGTTTCTGGCGGATACGCCGGAGACCCGCCAGATCTGGCCCTTCGCCTTCCGCGCCGAACTCACCCTTTCCATCTCGGCCAATCAGTTGGACGTGGAGTTAGCGGTGGAAAACTCCAGAGCACAGCCCTTCTCCTTCACCGCCGCGCTGCATACTTATCTGCGGGTGGAGCACGTCGAAAGCACCCAGGTCTTGGGGTTGCACGGTTGCACCTACCGCGATCAGGCTGCTGGCGGCGGCAAGCGCACCGAAGGCAAGGAGGCGGTCAATTTCGAAGATGAGGTGGATCGCATCTACCTCTCGGCCCCCCATAACGTGATGCTGCGCGAGCCCAATCGCAGCATGAACATACTCTCCACTAACTTTCCCGATCTCGTGTTGTGGAATCCCTGGGTGGAAAAATGCGCTCTGATCCCCGACATGACAGCGGACGGATTCAAGCGGATGGTCTGCATTGAAGCCGCCCTGGTGGAACATCCCCTCAAACTCGATGCGGGCCGGCATTGGTGGGGCCGGCAGTCGCTAGTGGCCATTCGGTAG
- a CDS encoding DNA-3-methyladenine glycosylase I, translating to MIARCAWCGEDPLYVRYHDEEWGVPVHDDRILFEFLILEGAQAGLSWITVLRKREHYREALDGFDPERIARYTDKKLERLLENPGLIRNRLKIASVRTNARAFLEIRETNGSFERYLWRHVGGKSIQNARNNMGEVPAKSPESDALSKDLLRHGFKFVGSTIVHAYMQAVGLVNDHTVNCFRHAVLSRETPLGR from the coding sequence ATGATCGCGCGCTGCGCCTGGTGCGGCGAAGATCCTTTGTACGTGCGCTATCACGATGAGGAGTGGGGGGTGCCGGTGCATGACGATCGCATTCTCTTCGAGTTTCTTATTCTCGAAGGCGCGCAGGCTGGGTTATCCTGGATCACGGTGTTGCGAAAACGCGAGCATTACCGCGAAGCCTTGGATGGCTTCGACCCAGAGCGAATCGCGCGCTACACCGACAAGAAACTGGAGCGCCTGCTGGAGAATCCCGGACTGATTCGCAATCGCTTGAAGATCGCGTCCGTGCGAACGAACGCGCGCGCCTTCCTGGAGATCCGCGAGACCAATGGCAGCTTCGAACGCTATCTCTGGCGGCATGTGGGGGGCAAGTCCATACAGAACGCGCGCAATAACATGGGAGAAGTCCCCGCGAAGAGCCCGGAATCCGATGCGCTATCCAAAGATCTATTGCGCCACGGCTTCAAGTTCGTGGGTTCCACCATTGTCCATGCTTACATGCAGGCCGTGGGTCTGGTAAACGATCACACGGTCAATTGCTTCCGCCACGCCGTACTATCCCGGGAAACTCCCCTGGGCCGATAG
- a CDS encoding alpha/beta hydrolase: MAFATVQTRRIEYQWFRPGRIEHPNSIVMLHEGLGSLSLWKKFPAQLAHATGRAVLAYSRHGYGSSSPLREKRQPRYMHDEALEALPALLKELKIENPVLFGHSDGASIAIIHAGARRWPVAALVLLAPHVFVEDVGVRSIEQVREAYLFGDLKNRLAKRHNDPDSAFWGWNDIWLDARFRDWNIEEYLPAIESPVLAVRGHDDEYGTMEQIHALVRAVERIEVKKLANCGHSPHRDQPEIVLAATAGFLEHCA, encoded by the coding sequence ATGGCCTTCGCAACCGTACAAACGCGGCGTATCGAGTACCAATGGTTTCGCCCAGGGCGGATCGAGCATCCTAACTCTATCGTCATGCTGCACGAGGGATTGGGCTCGCTTAGCCTTTGGAAGAAGTTTCCGGCCCAACTCGCCCATGCCACGGGCCGCGCCGTGCTCGCCTACTCGCGCCATGGGTACGGCAGTTCCAGCCCCCTGCGAGAGAAACGCCAGCCGCGTTATATGCACGACGAAGCCCTGGAAGCGTTGCCCGCGCTGCTCAAGGAACTGAAGATCGAGAATCCCGTGCTCTTCGGCCACAGCGACGGGGCCTCCATTGCCATCATCCATGCCGGGGCGCGGCGCTGGCCCGTGGCCGCGCTGGTATTGCTCGCTCCCCACGTATTCGTCGAAGATGTGGGAGTACGCAGTATCGAGCAGGTGCGAGAAGCCTATCTTTTCGGAGACCTCAAAAACCGCCTCGCCAAGCGCCACAACGACCCGGACTCCGCTTTTTGGGGCTGGAACGACATCTGGCTGGATGCGCGTTTTCGCGACTGGAACATCGAGGAATACCTACCCGCCATCGAGTCCCCCGTGCTCGCCGTGCGAGGCCACGACGACGAATACGGCACCATGGAGCAGATCCACGCGCTGGTGCGGGCCGTGGAACGCATCGAGGTGAAAAAACTCGCGAACTGCGGGCACTCCCCGCACCGCGACCAACCAGAGATCGTGCTGGCGGCCACCGCCGGTTTTCTGGAGCATTGCGCATGA
- a CDS encoding DUF1353 domain-containing protein — MKKLLLWLVTVAMFTTARGAEVGEFEGKVVVEWVDDPFVVTMRLVEDFKFRQARGKVWTAPRGQLLDGKGMPPLFRTMVGQPFEGAFRKAAVVYDAAAHGMTEPWEDAMRMFYEASVTEGVPPADAKVMYMVLAAQGSRWEVPGTKCFGSCHGDAKFLEWRPVVDERKVMELLDWVRKSDPSLREIDLRAQSAIRSTGPHIFTQSACNEFSGSTRVKKSCDGN; from the coding sequence ATGAAAAAGCTGTTGCTTTGGCTCGTAACGGTTGCCATGTTCACCACGGCGCGGGGCGCGGAAGTCGGCGAATTCGAGGGCAAGGTCGTGGTCGAGTGGGTGGATGACCCCTTCGTCGTCACCATGCGATTGGTGGAGGACTTCAAGTTTCGGCAAGCCCGGGGCAAGGTGTGGACCGCGCCACGCGGGCAGCTGCTGGACGGCAAGGGCATGCCGCCTTTGTTTCGTACCATGGTCGGACAGCCATTCGAGGGCGCGTTCCGCAAGGCGGCTGTGGTTTATGACGCCGCTGCCCACGGAATGACTGAGCCCTGGGAAGACGCCATGCGCATGTTCTACGAGGCGAGCGTGACCGAAGGCGTGCCGCCGGCCGATGCGAAGGTGATGTACATGGTGCTGGCCGCGCAAGGATCGCGCTGGGAGGTTCCTGGGACGAAGTGCTTCGGTAGCTGTCACGGCGACGCGAAATTCCTGGAATGGCGGCCAGTGGTGGACGAACGCAAGGTGATGGAGTTGCTGGATTGGGTGCGAAAGTCCGACCCTTCTCTGAGAGAAATAGATTTGCGGGCACAGTCCGCCATTCGCTCCACCGGACCTCACATCTTCACGCAGTCGGCGTGCAACGAATTCTCGGGCTCCACCCGGGTTAAAAAGAGCTGCGACGGAAATTGA
- a CDS encoding lipocalin-like domain-containing protein gives MPSPIRALIVLGTLCASVVYTEVHAMMEADKFVGAWRLLSAEFRAEDGTLAESPYGPEPQGLLMYDAQGSMSAQLAHKDRKPFAVSDRMKGTPEELKAAFETYQAYYGRYKVNEREHVVIHTVTQALLPNWVATEQRRQYQFKDGKLILRTPPIVIGGKRLTGELVWEKIRLYKE, from the coding sequence ATGCCGTCCCCAATCCGCGCGCTCATTGTCCTTGGAACATTATGCGCTTCGGTGGTTTACACCGAAGTGCATGCCATGATGGAAGCCGATAAGTTCGTTGGCGCCTGGCGTTTGCTTTCCGCCGAGTTTCGCGCGGAGGATGGAACGCTCGCGGAATCTCCCTATGGCCCCGAGCCACAGGGGCTGTTGATGTACGACGCCCAAGGCAGCATGTCGGCGCAACTGGCGCACAAGGATCGCAAGCCCTTCGCGGTTTCCGACCGCATGAAGGGAACGCCGGAGGAGTTGAAAGCGGCCTTCGAAACCTACCAGGCCTACTACGGGCGCTACAAAGTAAACGAGCGCGAGCACGTTGTCATCCACACGGTGACGCAGGCCCTACTCCCCAACTGGGTGGCAACGGAACAACGCCGGCAATATCAATTCAAGGACGGCAAGTTGATTTTGCGCACACCGCCCATTGTCATCGGCGGGAAACGGCTTACGGGCGAACTGGTGTGGGAGAAGATCAGGCTTTACAAGGAATAG
- a CDS encoding mandelate racemase, with amino-acid sequence MKITGVTLTLFAWDDIPATTYGAHSGRFSGSSALGLLRLITDQGIEGHAFLGSAMNSAAVDAQGLLTHLKPVLMGKNPLDRERLNQDLWKRQRAAGVRTIGAVDVALWDIAGKAYGQPIHRLLGTYRESIGAYASSAVLASPEAYAEEALAFKDDGWAAYKIHPPTQWKTDIKVCEAVRKAVGNDYTIMLDSTWSYDFPAAVRVGRAIEEMGFHWYEDPLADQDLYNYVKLKQKLHIPVMATEYPIAGFDSYAPWIMLQATDYLRGDVAVKGGITTLVKTAHLAEAFRMNYEVHHGGNSLNNVANLHVIMAIRNTEFFEVLLPHGAQKYGLVEDIAVGRDGLVHAPTAPGLGYPIDFDLIERKKITVLK; translated from the coding sequence ATGAAAATCACCGGCGTCACCCTAACGCTCTTCGCTTGGGACGACATCCCCGCCACCACCTATGGCGCCCACTCCGGCCGCTTCTCGGGCAGCAGTGCGCTGGGGCTCCTGCGCTTGATCACCGACCAAGGGATCGAAGGCCATGCATTCCTGGGCTCCGCCATGAACTCGGCGGCCGTCGACGCGCAAGGATTGCTCACCCATCTAAAGCCCGTGCTGATGGGCAAGAATCCGCTTGACCGGGAACGCCTGAATCAAGACCTGTGGAAGCGGCAACGCGCGGCCGGTGTGCGCACCATCGGTGCCGTGGATGTGGCGCTATGGGATATCGCGGGCAAGGCCTACGGCCAACCCATTCACCGGCTGCTGGGCACCTACAGGGAGAGCATTGGCGCGTATGCTTCTTCGGCCGTCCTGGCCTCTCCCGAAGCCTATGCCGAGGAAGCCCTCGCCTTCAAGGACGACGGATGGGCCGCATACAAGATCCACCCGCCCACCCAGTGGAAGACGGACATCAAAGTGTGCGAGGCGGTGCGCAAGGCGGTGGGCAATGACTACACCATCATGCTCGATTCCACTTGGAGCTACGATTTCCCGGCGGCCGTGCGCGTGGGCCGCGCCATCGAGGAGATGGGCTTTCACTGGTACGAAGATCCGCTCGCCGACCAGGATCTGTACAACTACGTGAAGCTCAAGCAGAAGCTGCACATCCCGGTGATGGCCACCGAGTACCCGATCGCCGGATTCGACAGCTACGCGCCCTGGATCATGTTGCAGGCCACGGACTATTTGCGGGGCGACGTGGCGGTGAAAGGCGGGATCACTACTTTGGTCAAGACCGCCCATCTGGCGGAAGCCTTCCGCATGAATTACGAAGTCCACCACGGCGGCAATTCGCTCAACAACGTGGCCAATCTGCATGTGATCATGGCCATCCGGAATACGGAGTTTTTTGAAGTGCTGCTACCGCATGGGGCGCAGAAGTACGGCCTGGTGGAAGATATCGCGGTTGGCCGCGATGGCTTGGTGCACGCGCCCACCGCCCCCGGTTTGGGCTACCCCATCGATTTCGATTTGATCGAACGCAAGAAGATTACCGTGCTGAAATGA
- a CDS encoding lysophospholipase, which yields MRILFAFCLLAASAVDAAQPPAKWVVSWAASVQGPYPSGNPSAQPDLKLAFPEPERGARDQSFRMIVKPALWGRETRIRFSNALGAKDVTIDGVFVGLHLGSSAVVAGTSRQLTFAGKHSVTVAPGVSVWSDAVSLPFASDPDSPHLTGRKLAISFHVGGESGPITWHAKALQTSYVSFPWSGPVGHEEAESAFALSTTSWYFIDALDMKVPGDAYAIVAFGDSITDGTLSTLNRDDRWPDVLARRLHAVHGNRIAVVNAGIGGNQIAGPKEYSPAIPFPGGPSAAARLERDVLSLSGVQSVIWLEGINDFSKSGNAPVEPVQAVMRESVARMRARGVRVIGATLTPALGATNPNHGFAEQDDKRRALNDFIRNSGLFDAVVDFDAVITNPATGAMKPQLVHNTTTGGDGDWLHPNRLGYLAMGMAIDLNLIRENVGQ from the coding sequence ATGAGAATTCTCTTTGCATTTTGCTTGCTCGCTGCAAGCGCTGTCGATGCCGCTCAACCACCGGCGAAATGGGTCGTGAGCTGGGCGGCTTCCGTTCAAGGCCCCTACCCCTCCGGCAATCCGTCCGCGCAACCGGATTTGAAGCTGGCGTTTCCAGAGCCGGAACGCGGTGCGCGCGATCAATCCTTTCGCATGATCGTGAAGCCCGCCCTATGGGGACGAGAGACGCGAATACGATTCTCCAATGCGTTGGGCGCGAAGGACGTCACTATTGACGGCGTCTTCGTTGGTCTGCACCTGGGCAGTTCCGCTGTGGTGGCGGGCACGAGCCGCCAGCTCACTTTCGCGGGCAAGCACAGCGTCACGGTGGCACCCGGAGTTTCGGTCTGGAGCGACGCGGTGTCGTTGCCCTTCGCCAGCGATCCTGATAGCCCGCATCTCACGGGCCGCAAGCTAGCCATAAGCTTTCATGTAGGAGGAGAAAGCGGGCCCATCACTTGGCATGCGAAGGCGTTGCAAACCTCCTACGTGAGTTTTCCATGGTCTGGACCGGTAGGTCATGAAGAAGCGGAGTCTGCCTTCGCGCTTAGCACCACGTCGTGGTACTTCATCGACGCCCTCGACATGAAAGTGCCCGGCGATGCCTACGCCATCGTGGCTTTTGGCGATTCCATCACGGACGGGACCCTATCCACCTTGAATCGCGATGACCGCTGGCCGGACGTACTAGCGCGCCGGCTGCATGCGGTTCACGGTAATCGCATCGCCGTGGTGAACGCCGGCATCGGCGGCAACCAAATCGCGGGTCCCAAGGAATACTCGCCCGCCATCCCCTTTCCCGGCGGTCCCTCGGCCGCCGCGCGCCTGGAGCGCGACGTACTCTCGCTCTCGGGTGTGCAGAGCGTGATCTGGCTCGAAGGTATCAACGACTTCAGCAAGAGCGGCAATGCTCCAGTGGAACCGGTTCAGGCAGTGATGAGAGAAAGCGTGGCCCGAATGCGCGCACGCGGTGTACGAGTAATTGGCGCGACGCTGACTCCCGCGCTGGGCGCCACCAACCCCAATCACGGATTCGCCGAGCAAGACGACAAGCGCAGAGCCCTCAACGATTTCATCCGCAACTCAGGCCTGTTCGATGCCGTCGTGGATTTCGACGCCGTGATCACGAATCCCGCCACCGGCGCCATGAAACCGCAGTTGGTTCACAATACCACCACCGGCGGCGACGGGGATTGGTTGCACCCCAACCGCCTGGGATATCTGGCCATGGGCATGGCCATAGATTTGAATCTTATACGCGAGAATGTAGGCCAATAG
- a CDS encoding benzoate-CoA ligase family protein, which produces MAAPRPTERRESAPPIPPRTFAREYNAAHDLIERNLLAGRAGKTAYIDDTGRYSYGDLAERANRCANALLDQGLRPEDRVLLCLLDSIDFPTTFLGCIKAGIVPIAANTLLTPGDYGYMLNDSRAKGLIVSAALLPQFEARLGSLPVVIVSGESSSPHASLHDLLARAPAGFAPAPTRADDMCFWAYSSGSTGIPKGVVHAHSSLIQTAELYAKPVMGIREDDVVFSAAKLFFAYGLGNALTFPLAAGATAVLMAERPTPAAVAQRLKQHQPTVFYGVPTLFAAMLASPDLPKRSEVRLRIATSAGEALPAQIGRRFSEHFGIDLLDGIGSTEMLHVFLSNRPGDVRHGTTGLPVPGYELRLVDDAGDPVQRGETGELQIKGPTQAIFYWNNRERTQSTFLGPWTRSGDKFSQDADGYYVYAGRSDDMLKVGGIYVSPTEVESALISHASVLEAAVVGSADADRLVKPKAFVVLKPGLTPSPTLAQELKQHVKEALAPYKYPRWIEFVTELPKTATGKIQRFKLRALDQRP; this is translated from the coding sequence ATGGCAGCCCCCAGGCCCACCGAGCGCCGCGAGAGCGCCCCGCCCATCCCCCCGCGTACCTTTGCGCGCGAGTACAACGCCGCCCATGATTTAATCGAACGCAATTTGCTGGCGGGGCGGGCCGGGAAGACGGCCTATATCGACGACACGGGCCGCTACAGTTATGGGGACTTGGCCGAGCGCGCCAACCGCTGCGCCAACGCGCTTCTTGACCAAGGCCTGCGCCCGGAAGACCGCGTGCTATTGTGCCTGCTGGACAGCATCGACTTCCCCACGACCTTCCTCGGATGCATCAAGGCTGGCATCGTACCCATTGCCGCCAACACCCTTCTCACGCCTGGCGACTATGGCTATATGCTGAACGACAGCCGCGCCAAGGGGTTGATCGTGTCGGCGGCACTGCTGCCTCAATTCGAGGCGCGCTTAGGCTCGTTGCCGGTGGTCATCGTGTCGGGGGAATCTTCTTCGCCCCATGCGAGCTTGCATGACTTGCTCGCGCGCGCGCCCGCGGGTTTCGCCCCCGCTCCGACTCGGGCGGACGATATGTGTTTCTGGGCCTACTCATCGGGTTCCACGGGCATTCCCAAGGGCGTGGTGCACGCGCACAGCAGCTTGATTCAAACGGCGGAGCTCTACGCCAAACCTGTGATGGGTATTCGAGAAGACGATGTGGTGTTCTCCGCGGCGAAGCTCTTCTTCGCCTACGGCTTGGGGAATGCACTGACCTTCCCGTTGGCGGCTGGCGCCACCGCCGTGCTCATGGCCGAGCGGCCCACGCCGGCTGCCGTGGCGCAACGGCTCAAGCAACACCAACCCACCGTCTTTTACGGCGTTCCCACTTTGTTCGCCGCCATGCTGGCCAGCCCCGATTTGCCCAAGAGGAGCGAGGTGCGGCTGCGTATCGCAACCTCCGCTGGCGAGGCGCTACCGGCACAGATCGGACGCCGCTTCAGCGAGCACTTCGGTATCGATTTGCTGGACGGCATCGGCTCCACGGAAATGCTGCACGTGTTTCTCTCCAACCGGCCAGGAGACGTGCGTCACGGCACCACGGGGTTGCCCGTGCCAGGGTATGAACTGCGATTGGTGGATGACGCGGGCGACCCCGTACAGCGCGGGGAAACGGGGGAGCTACAGATCAAGGGCCCCACGCAGGCCATCTTCTATTGGAATAACCGGGAGCGCACTCAATCCACTTTTCTAGGGCCCTGGACACGCAGTGGCGACAAATTTTCGCAGGACGCGGACGGCTATTACGTCTACGCGGGCCGCAGCGACGATATGCTGAAGGTCGGTGGCATCTACGTATCGCCCACGGAAGTGGAATCCGCGTTGATATCCCATGCCTCGGTACTGGAGGCCGCTGTCGTCGGCAGCGCGGACGCCGATCGATTGGTGAAGCCCAAGGCATTCGTGGTGCTCAAGCCCGGCTTGACACCTTCCCCAACCTTGGCGCAGGAACTGAAGCAGCATGTGAAGGAGGCATTGGCGCCCTATAAATATCCGCGCTGGATCGAGTTCGTGACGGAGTTGCCAAAGACGGCGACCGGAAAAATTCAGCGCTTCAAACTGCGGGCGTTGGACCAACGCCCGTAG
- a CDS encoding benzoyl-CoA-dihydrodiol lyase, which yields MDLASTSNPIVDYRTYPGQYRHWRMNFEGDVATLAMDVNEDGGLRPGYKLKLNSYDLGVDIELYDALQRIRFEHPEIKVVVLTSAKERMFCSGANIYMLGLSSHAWKVNFCKFTNETRNGIEDASRYSGLKFIAALNGNTAGGGYEVALACDEILMIDDRSSAVSLPEVPLLGVLPGTGGLTRLTDKRKVRRDLADMFCTTSEGVRAERALQWGLVDAIAKPAQFPELVVARAAALARTSERSGGKKGIVLDPLSREFDERGYRYEYVGAEVNRAARSVTLTVSAPEEAGAFTESCRWWPLQMARELDDAILSLRTNELDLGMWVLKTRGNPAAVLAYDEVLRARQHEWFVKETLGMLRSTFARLEVSSRSMFAVVDRDSCFAGTLAELLWAADRTYMMAFPNAPEEEPCVILSPMNFGPYLTVEGEARLASRFYGDLGTIENLRALIGQSLRAKQALDLGLVSVTPDDIDWEDEIRLALEERASISPDALTGLEANLRFTRSENMYTRIFARLSAWQNWIFNRPNAVGEAGALKVFGTGKKAKFNWERV from the coding sequence ATGGATCTCGCTTCAACTTCCAATCCTATCGTGGATTACCGCACCTACCCCGGGCAGTACCGGCACTGGCGCATGAATTTTGAGGGGGATGTGGCGACACTTGCCATGGACGTGAATGAAGACGGCGGCTTACGGCCCGGATATAAGCTGAAACTCAATTCCTACGACTTGGGCGTGGATATCGAACTGTACGACGCGCTGCAACGTATTCGCTTCGAGCACCCGGAAATCAAAGTGGTCGTGCTCACCAGCGCCAAGGAGCGCATGTTCTGTTCGGGAGCGAATATCTACATGCTCGGTTTGTCGAGCCATGCGTGGAAGGTCAACTTCTGCAAGTTCACCAACGAGACGCGTAATGGCATCGAGGACGCGAGCCGGTATTCGGGATTGAAGTTCATCGCCGCGCTCAACGGCAATACCGCGGGTGGTGGCTACGAAGTGGCGTTGGCCTGCGACGAAATTCTGATGATCGATGACCGCTCGTCCGCGGTGAGTTTGCCCGAAGTGCCCTTGCTTGGCGTGTTGCCAGGCACGGGGGGGCTGACGCGGCTCACGGACAAACGCAAAGTACGGCGTGACTTGGCGGACATGTTTTGCACCACCAGCGAAGGAGTGCGCGCGGAGCGTGCGTTGCAGTGGGGGCTGGTGGATGCCATAGCGAAGCCCGCGCAGTTTCCAGAGCTGGTCGTGGCACGCGCGGCGGCGCTGGCGCGCACGAGCGAGCGCTCCGGCGGCAAAAAAGGCATCGTTCTTGATCCACTCTCCCGCGAATTCGATGAGCGCGGTTATCGCTACGAATACGTCGGTGCGGAGGTGAATCGCGCCGCGCGCAGTGTCACTCTCACGGTATCGGCGCCAGAGGAGGCGGGTGCCTTCACAGAGAGTTGCCGTTGGTGGCCCCTGCAGATGGCGCGGGAATTGGACGACGCCATCTTGAGTTTGCGCACCAATGAGTTGGACCTTGGTATGTGGGTACTCAAGACGCGGGGAAATCCCGCGGCCGTGCTGGCTTACGACGAAGTATTGCGAGCGCGGCAGCACGAATGGTTCGTGAAGGAAACGCTGGGCATGCTACGCAGCACGTTCGCGCGCCTGGAGGTGTCCTCGCGCAGCATGTTCGCCGTGGTGGACCGGGATTCTTGTTTCGCGGGCACCTTGGCCGAGTTGCTATGGGCCGCGGACCGCACTTACATGATGGCATTCCCGAATGCACCGGAAGAGGAGCCTTGCGTGATATTGTCGCCCATGAACTTCGGGCCTTACCTCACCGTGGAAGGCGAGGCACGCTTGGCGAGCCGCTTTTACGGCGACCTTGGCACAATCGAAAATCTACGAGCACTCATTGGGCAATCCTTGCGAGCGAAACAAGCCTTGGATCTGGGTTTGGTCAGCGTTACACCCGACGACATCGATTGGGAGGACGAGATCCGCTTGGCGCTGGAAGAACGCGCCAGCATCTCGCCCGACGCGCTCACGGGCCTGGAAGCGAATCTGCGTTTCACGCGTTCGGAGAATATGTACACCCGCATCTTCGCGCGCTTGTCGGCCTGGCAAAACTGGATCTTCAACCGGCCCAATGCCGTGGGCGAAGCCGGTGCATTGAAAGTTTTCGGTACGGGCAAGAAAGCGAAATTCAACTGGGAAAGAGTCTAA